The following coding sequences are from one Triticum aestivum cultivar Chinese Spring chromosome 5A, IWGSC CS RefSeq v2.1, whole genome shotgun sequence window:
- the LOC123102156 gene encoding F-box/FBD/LRR-repeat protein At5g53840 has translation MERRRKPLPRRPPYCAPFTSGRPPAKKRKRLGSEGEIEPSAGAAGVDRISALPDELLGEIISLLPTKDGARTQILASRWRHLWLSAPLNLDCRGFATAADLAVVRYRRVYNNVPSAVAHILDRHQGPGRRLRVKGYRLPVAAAAATAATALNWWIVAPALAAAASAALDCWLVAPALDGLQVLECWVSSKRSKPLGPLPASAYRFSPTLRVATFGGCRLPDDDIAQGLHFPNLKHLSLESVSTSEHSLHSLIARCPALECLMIHTIFGFRRLRINSLTLTFICVQDQLQNCKAFSQLQFEELVIQNAPCLEKLIPLYFECGLQVSVISAPRLHTLGFLTDWGDHSTKLVFGSTVIQGLRANSLTTAVHTVKILAVNVNILSLDNLLDMMRFFPCLEKLHVKSWSSGEKNLWHHKHRDLLRCLDIRLRTVVLETYLGSWSQVNFAKFFVLNARVLESMTFHVEASLYDEEFLAEQRGKLQLGNKASRDAQFHFTTGTSLEAVWETKHLSDLNLNDPFLCRC, from the exons atggagcgGCGGCGCAAGCCTCTTCCGCGCCGGCCGCCGTACTGCGCTCCTTTTACGTCAGGTCGTCCACCAGCCAAGAAGAGGAAGAGATTGGGCTCCGAGGGAGAGATTGAACCTTCGGCCGGGGCGGCAGGAGTCGACCGGATCAGCGCCCTCCCCGACGAACTCCTCGGCGagatcatctccctcctccccaccaaggacggcgcccgcacccaGATCCTCGCGTCCCGGTGGCGCCACCTCTGGCTCTCCGCCCCTCTCAACCTCGACTGCCGTGGCTTTGCCACCGCCGCCGATCTCGCGGTCGTCAGATACCGCAGGGTCTACAACAACGTCCCCTCTGCTGTAGCGCACATTCTTGACCGCCACCAAGgccccggccgccgcctccgtgtCAAGGGGTACCGtctccccgtcgccgccgccgccgccaccgccgccaccgccctgaATTGGTGGATCGTGgcccccgccctcgccgccgccgcctccgccgccctggatTGCTGGCTCGTGGCCCCCGCCCTCGACGGCCTCCAGGTGCTCGAGTGCTGGGTTTCTTCCAAGCGTTCTAAACCGCTTGGGCCGCTGCCGGCGTCCGCCTACCGCTTCTCGCCCACCCTCCGCGTCGCCACCTTCGGTGGCTGCCGCCTCCCCGACGACGACATCGCCCAAGGGCTTCACTTCCCCAACCTCAAGCACTTGTCACTTGAATCCGTCTCCACCTCGGAGCATTCTCTGCACAGCCTCATCGCCCGTTGCCCCGCTCTGGAATGCTTGATGATTCACACAATCTTCGGCTTCCGTCGCCTTCGGATCAATTCCCTCACTCTTACGTTCATATGTGTGCAAGATCAACTTCAGAACTGCAAGGCATTCAGTCAGCTCCAGTTTGAGGAACTCGTCATCCAGAATGCGCCTTGTCTTGAAAAGTTGATCCCTCTCTACTTTGAGTGTGGTCTGCAGGTGTCGGTAATCTCCGCGCCTAGACTTCACACCTTGGGCTTCCTTACTGATTGGGGCGATCATTCTACCAAACtagtgtttggctccacagttattCAG GGATTGCGCGCCAATAGCCTGACAACGGCGGTGCACACTGTCAAGATTTTAGCTGTCAATGTCAATATTCTTAGTTTGGATAATCTTCTTGACATGATGAGATTCTTTCCATGCTTGGAGAAGCTGCACGTGAAG TCATGGAGTTCGGGTGAGAAAAATTTGTGGCATCATAAACACCGGGATCTTCTCAGATGTCTTGACATCCGTCTCAGGACAGTAGTGTTGGAAACGTATCTGGGCAGCTGGTCACAGGTTAACTTTGCCAAATTCTTTGTGCTGAACGCCAGAGTGCTGGAGTCAATGACGTTTCATGTTGAGGCCAGCTTGTACGATGAGGAGTTCTTGGCAGAACAGCGTGGGAAGCTTCAGCTAGGGAACAAGGCTTCAAGAGATGCTCAGTTTCATTTTACAACTGGTACTTCTCTCGAAGCTGTTTGGGAGACCAAGCATCTCAGTGATCTTAACTTGAATGACCCCTTCCTGTGTAGATGTTGA
- the LOC123102157 gene encoding ent-kaurenoic acid oxidase 1, producing the protein MCRLRTSRACNARGISRSMAIAVGVGVGEWVWWPGLALGAVPLLCLAVWHSTDAWYRAAFFLRHGGRRRLPPGHIGLPFLGETLSFVWHFKLARRPDDFIAAKRRAHGSGAGIYRTHLFGSPAVIACSPAANKFVFQSADNFGIRWPVPELIGHKSMVNVEGASHARLRGIILTAINRPSSLRTIAAVLQPRVVAALAAWADMGTIVASTEIKKVTFANIFRMFISMEPSPLTEQIDQWFGSLMAGLRAFPLDFPGTTFHRARKCRQKLNAVFRHELEARKKVDKKCDDLMSGLMCTEDEQGKRLSDEEVVDNMVNLVVAGYESTASAIMWATYHLAKSPAALAKLREENMAVSESKGGSLMITHDDLPRMKYTAKVVEETIRMANVAPMVHRVANRDVEYGGYTIPAGWPVLVWVRSLHTDPVYYQDPLTFNPDRWDKPAKPGTYQAFGGGYRICAGNMLAKLQITIMLHHLSTGYEWELLNPDAKINYLPHPRPMDGASMTFRKLRA; encoded by the exons ATGTGCAGGCTACGCACCAGCCGGGCATGCAATGCGCGAG GTATTAGCAGATCAATGGCGATAGCAGTGGgagtaggtgtgggtgagtgggTATGGTGGCCGGGCCTCGCCCTCGGCGCCGTCCCGCTGCTCTGCCTCGCCGTCTGGCACTCCACCGACGCGTGGTACCGCGCCGCCTTCTTCCTCAGGCACGGCGGCCGGCGCCGCCTGCCGCCGGGCCACATTGGCCTGCCTTTCCTCGGTGAGACGCTCTCCTTCGTCTGGCACTTCAAGCTCGCGCGCCGCCCGGACGACTTCATCGCCGCCAAGAGGCGCGCGCACGGCTCCGGGGCCGGCATCTACCGGACGCACCTCTTCGGCTCCCCTGCCGTCATCGCGTGCTCTCCGGCGGCCAACAAGTTCGTGTTCCAGTCCGCCGATAACTTCGGCATACGGTGGCCGGTGCCGGAGCTCATCGGCCACAAGTCCATGGTCAACGTCGAGGGCGCCAGCCACGCCAGGCTTCGTGGGATCATCCTCACCGCCATCAACCGCCCCAGCTCGCTTCGGACCATCGCCGCCGTCTTGCAGCCGCGTGTTGTGGCGGCGCTGGCCGCGTGGGCAGACATGGGGACAATCGTTGCCTCCACCGAGATCAAGAAA GTGACGTTCGCGAACATATTCAGAATGTTCATAAGCATGGAGCCGTCGCCATTGACAGAGCAGATAGACCAGTGGTTCGGCAGCCTGATGGCTGGCCTCAGGGCATTCCCCTTGGATTTTCCAGGGACAACATTTCACCGCGCTCGCAAG TGCCGTCAGAAGCTGAACGCGGTCTTCCGACATGAGCTAGAGGCAAGGAAGAAGGTGGACAAGAAGTGTGATGATCTCATGAGCGGGCTGATGTGCACCGAGGATGAGCAGGGGAAGAGGCTGAGTGATGAGGAGGTTGTGGACAACATGGTCAACCTCGTGGTCGCTGGCTATGAATCCACGGCCAGCGCCATCATGTGGGCTACCTACCACTTGGCCAAATCCCCTGCCGCCCTCGCCAAGCTCCGAGAGGAGAACATGGCAGTGAGCGAAAGCAAAGGTGGTTCATTGATGATCACCCATGATGACCTCCCAAGGATGAAGTACACGGCGAAGGTGGTGGAGGAGACGATCCGAATGGCCAACGTCGCCCCCATGGTGCACCGCGTGGCGAACCGGGACGTGGAGTATGGTGGGTACACGATCCCGGCGGGGTGGCCGGTGCTCGTGTGGGTGAGGTCGCTGCACACCGACCCAGTCTACTACCAGGACCCCCTCACCTTCAACCCCgacagatgggat aaacCAGCGAAGCCAGGGACGTACCAGGCATTCGGTGGCGGATATAGGATTTGTGCCGGGAACATGCTCGCGAAGTTGCAGATCACCATCATGCTCCATCACCTCTCCACTGGTTATGA ATGGGAGCTGTTGAATCCTGATGCGAAGATCAATTACCTTCCACACCCAAGGCCAATGGATGGCGCATCCATGACCTTCCGTAAGCTTAGAGCTTGA